The Paenibacillus sophorae genome has a segment encoding these proteins:
- a CDS encoding YolD-like family protein, with the protein MKKLEGGLWESKFILPEHRARMERDLRESQCREKPILDEQQLEEIDKALYYSKRDGAPVTLKLWDPFLDREAKGIVLAVDPQLKRIKLRWSDDDWDWIEMDEILLATT; encoded by the coding sequence ATGAAGAAACTCGAAGGCGGATTATGGGAGAGCAAGTTCATTCTACCTGAACATCGCGCTCGGATGGAGCGGGATCTGCGGGAGAGCCAGTGTCGGGAGAAGCCCATCCTGGATGAGCAGCAACTGGAGGAGATCGACAAAGCGCTGTATTACTCTAAGCGCGACGGCGCTCCGGTTACACTCAAGCTTTGGGACCCATTCCTCGACCGTGAGGCCAAGGGAATTGTACTGGCAGTAGATCCGCAACTGAAGCGTATTAAGTTACGGTGGTCGGATGATGATTGGGACTGGATTGAGATGGATGAGATCCTGTTGGCAACTACATAA
- a CDS encoding TadE/TadG family type IV pilus assembly protein encodes MSKNEGSMVVEAAMVLPVFLLFVLFLIFIVQMTLYSTALQSTVSDTVKEVATHMYPVALTAEKAEQARTTSGEAENGTDDQSASDNVGSEATGSGKTSVWTIPRLSVADWAEQYAAELPPPLDEWIRSAAKKGEGPLQELQAEGSEAVLDAAVKPLLKPYIASDMLDYRRIHVSNVIVPKLKDGEKPYFGLQVSYELPMKVPFLNWSIVLEASSVERLWIGDTGESGSGDQEGGEEDTSSIAILEKPNPARPNKQGVIRIKIAPNASANLTVFYKSGKSTAKYLGWKKADENGFIEWEWRIGGKTTPGSWPTFVIETEDGQSAEGQFFVADKPD; translated from the coding sequence ATGTCTAAAAACGAAGGCAGCATGGTCGTGGAAGCGGCAATGGTGCTGCCCGTATTTTTGCTGTTCGTGCTGTTCCTGATCTTTATCGTGCAAATGACGCTGTATTCGACCGCCCTTCAAAGTACAGTATCCGACACCGTCAAAGAGGTGGCCACTCATATGTACCCTGTCGCTTTGACGGCGGAAAAGGCGGAACAGGCCAGAACAACCTCTGGAGAAGCCGAGAACGGGACCGATGACCAGTCAGCCTCAGACAACGTAGGCAGTGAAGCCACTGGCTCAGGCAAGACGTCGGTGTGGACCATCCCGCGGTTGTCGGTTGCCGATTGGGCCGAACAATACGCCGCCGAGCTGCCTCCGCCGCTTGATGAGTGGATCAGAAGCGCTGCAAAAAAAGGAGAAGGACCTCTCCAGGAGCTTCAGGCCGAGGGCTCGGAGGCCGTTTTGGACGCAGCCGTCAAGCCGCTGCTCAAGCCATACATCGCTTCAGATATGCTGGATTACAGGCGAATTCATGTCTCGAATGTAATTGTTCCGAAGCTAAAAGACGGCGAGAAGCCTTACTTCGGCCTTCAGGTCAGCTACGAGCTGCCGATGAAGGTGCCGTTCCTGAACTGGAGCATTGTGCTTGAAGCCTCTTCCGTCGAGCGGTTGTGGATAGGGGATACGGGCGAAAGCGGGAGCGGCGATCAAGAAGGCGGAGAGGAAGATACCAGCTCCATTGCCATTCTGGAGAAGCCGAATCCTGCAAGGCCGAACAAACAAGGAGTCATCCGGATTAAAATAGCGCCGAATGCTTCGGCAAATCTTACGGTCTTCTATAAAAGCGGGAAAAGTACCGCCAAATATTTGGGGTGGAAGAAAGCGGACGAGAACGGCTTCATCGAGTGGGAATGGAGGATCGGCGGCAAAACGACGCCGGGTTCCTGGCCAACATTCGTCATTGAGACAGAGGATGGCCAATCGGCGGAAGGCCAATTTTTCGTAGCGGATAAGCCGGACTGA
- a CDS encoding type II secretion system F family protein produces MGNLRWICGLAALALIVGWIALRARSGKRYVALRSIPVDGLRLRSLSEPLLMLLEKGGATRKFPVFAFRLQRSVQRIYGQRHSAEITLLFMGEMLAYSWLLVLGGCGLAALGGESSALVLGILLAILLPAALAADLHKKVKVREQLIMMELPDLLSGIVLLVSAGETVQRAITRCLESRKNDSHPLYRELLTMTGEWESGYSLQQAFENFSKRCAVQEVSLFTTTVLLNVRRGGGDFALALRDLSRQLWEKRKAVSRTRGEQASSKLVFPMVVIFVIVIVLVGTPAFMMMNM; encoded by the coding sequence GTGGGGAATCTGAGATGGATTTGCGGATTGGCGGCCCTTGCGCTGATCGTGGGTTGGATAGCGCTGCGCGCCAGAAGCGGGAAGCGATACGTTGCCCTGCGGAGCATACCTGTGGACGGCTTGCGGCTGCGCAGTCTTTCGGAACCGCTGCTAATGCTTCTGGAGAAGGGTGGAGCTACACGGAAGTTTCCGGTATTCGCATTCCGGCTGCAGCGGTCGGTGCAGCGAATATACGGGCAGCGCCACAGTGCGGAAATAACGCTGCTGTTTATGGGAGAGATGCTGGCCTACAGCTGGCTGCTCGTCTTAGGAGGCTGCGGCTTGGCAGCGCTCGGCGGAGAGTCGTCTGCGCTCGTTCTGGGAATTTTGCTGGCTATACTGCTTCCCGCCGCACTTGCGGCCGATCTGCACAAAAAGGTCAAGGTGCGCGAACAGCTCATCATGATGGAACTGCCTGATCTGCTGAGCGGGATTGTACTGCTGGTCAGTGCGGGTGAGACGGTGCAGCGGGCGATTACTCGCTGCCTGGAAAGCAGAAAGAATGACAGCCATCCGCTCTACCGGGAATTGCTAACAATGACCGGCGAGTGGGAGAGCGGCTATTCGCTTCAGCAGGCATTCGAGAATTTCAGCAAGCGCTGCGCCGTGCAGGAGGTCTCGCTCTTCACGACGACGGTGCTGCTGAATGTACGCAGAGGAGGAGGGGATTTTGCGCTCGCGCTTCGGGATTTATCCCGGCAGCTGTGGGAGAAGCGCAAGGCGGTCAGCCGGACGCGGGGGGAGCAGGCATCCTCGAAGCTGGTTTTCCCGATGGTCGTTATTTTTGTAATTGTAATTGTATTGGTGGGCACTCCGGCTTTTATGATGATGAATATGTAG
- a CDS encoding type II secretion system F family protein: MRGPSRSKTVKRSHASGEQAGSGHVAAPRLPDYTVYTLNSRQRIISAAAGGLILFGVGYLFYHNPVIALLLSAGGYFTPRMWRDYLKKRRRAMLNLQFKQMLFSLSSSLSAGRSVENAFREAVQDLKMLDPEGGSDMIAELNIICTRLEYGQPIEEALHDFSRRADMEDIRRFADVFSVCKRTGGDLVEVVRCTSSIIGEKLDVQQEIAVSISQKRFESKALLVSPLIMLLFMSFSAGDYMQPMYTGFGMLISTFALAGLVLCYFWISKIMDIPL; the protein is encoded by the coding sequence ATCCGGGGACCATCCCGGTCCAAGACGGTTAAACGGAGTCATGCCAGCGGAGAGCAGGCGGGGAGCGGGCATGTCGCTGCGCCGCGCTTGCCGGATTACACCGTATACACGCTGAATTCGCGGCAGAGAATCATTTCGGCGGCGGCAGGCGGCCTCATTTTGTTTGGGGTTGGCTATCTGTTCTATCACAACCCGGTTATTGCCTTGTTATTGTCGGCAGGAGGATACTTCACCCCGCGTATGTGGAGGGATTATCTGAAGAAGCGCCGCCGCGCTATGCTTAACCTTCAGTTCAAGCAAATGCTGTTCTCGCTCTCCTCCTCGCTGTCCGCGGGCAGGTCGGTGGAAAATGCGTTTCGTGAAGCGGTGCAGGATTTGAAAATGCTTGATCCGGAGGGCGGCAGCGATATGATTGCCGAGCTGAACATTATCTGCACGCGGCTTGAATATGGACAGCCCATTGAAGAAGCTCTGCATGATTTCAGCAGGAGGGCGGATATGGAGGATATCCGGCGGTTCGCCGATGTCTTCTCCGTGTGCAAACGAACGGGTGGCGATCTGGTGGAGGTGGTCCGCTGCACCTCAAGCATCATCGGCGAGAAGCTGGATGTCCAACAGGAGATCGCGGTCAGCATTTCCCAGAAACGGTTCGAGTCCAAAGCCCTGCTTGTTTCCCCGCTCATTATGCTGTTATTTATGAGCTTTAGCGCCGGGGACTATATGCAGCCTATGTACACCGGGTTCGGCATGCTTATCTCGACGTTTGCGCTGGCTGGGCTGGTTCTGTGTTATTTCTGGATCAGCAAAATTATGGACATTCCACTGTAA
- a CDS encoding A24 family peptidase, giving the protein MDEWAFWGCLPFLAAAFLTDTLTMKIPNWITAPAVLAGLLTQGLAGGWKGLLFAGAGAAAGFMLLLLMHIIGAVGAGDVKLFAGIGAWTGFSFTAQVIIYSLLFAAVIGWIIMLKRRETFRRLQSVARLLMGIFYLPRWTLFKGRDRETLRFPFMLAVFPGAVAAFLGGWT; this is encoded by the coding sequence ATGGATGAATGGGCATTTTGGGGTTGTCTGCCCTTTTTGGCAGCGGCGTTCCTGACGGATACGCTGACGATGAAAATACCGAACTGGATTACAGCGCCGGCCGTGCTTGCGGGCCTTCTGACTCAAGGGCTGGCCGGAGGCTGGAAAGGTTTGCTGTTCGCGGGTGCCGGAGCGGCCGCAGGATTTATGCTCCTTTTACTGATGCATATTATCGGGGCTGTCGGGGCGGGCGATGTTAAGCTTTTTGCCGGAATCGGCGCTTGGACCGGGTTTTCGTTTACCGCTCAGGTAATCATTTACTCGCTGCTGTTCGCGGCGGTGATAGGCTGGATAATTATGCTTAAGAGACGGGAAACTTTCCGGAGGCTGCAGAGTGTCGCAAGACTGCTTATGGGAATCTTTTATTTACCAAGATGGACTTTGTTTAAAGGCCGTGACAGAGAAACGCTGCGGTTTCCCTTCATGCTGGCGGTGTTTCCCGGAGCGGTAGCGGCTTTTCTGGGAGGCTGGACATAA
- a CDS encoding TadE family protein has product MRTKLRSDEGSFTVEAAMVLPIIMCITMLLLFFCLYSYQKSMLLQVASSATERAAYNWDNSHKARDGSFPQGEYDSLYWRIGDDHLLGSLFGIGENGGAAVIQLPSGSVEEDNLPFAKLGKSAVRVPDNMLGEMSYNYKLTGREVNARLRRMLHLPVLDDILSDGAQPEVTAQSLVAEPVEFIRTVDLMRYYGAKFRGKSANNEPKQTMKQQDASAMMSKLGNR; this is encoded by the coding sequence ATGAGAACAAAACTGCGCAGCGACGAAGGAAGCTTCACCGTGGAGGCGGCGATGGTGCTGCCGATTATCATGTGCATTACAATGCTGCTGCTGTTCTTCTGCTTGTACAGCTACCAGAAATCAATGCTGCTTCAGGTTGCGTCTTCCGCGACCGAGCGGGCAGCGTACAACTGGGACAACAGCCATAAAGCCAGGGACGGATCGTTCCCGCAAGGGGAATATGATTCCCTCTACTGGCGAATCGGGGACGATCACCTGCTGGGCAGCTTGTTTGGGATTGGAGAGAACGGCGGGGCCGCTGTGATACAGCTTCCAAGCGGCAGCGTGGAAGAAGACAATCTGCCTTTCGCCAAACTAGGGAAGTCCGCTGTTCGGGTTCCGGACAATATGCTGGGAGAAATGAGCTACAACTACAAGCTCACGGGGAGAGAAGTAAATGCCAGACTTCGTAGGATGCTGCATTTGCCCGTTCTGGACGATATTCTTTCGGACGGAGCGCAGCCCGAGGTTACCGCCCAGTCTCTTGTAGCCGAGCCGGTGGAGTTTATCCGCACCGTGGATTTGATGCGCTACTATGGAGCCAAATTCCGGGGGAAGTCTGCGAATAATGAACCGAAGCAGACCATGAAGCAGCAGGATGCTTCCGCCATGATGTCCAAACTTGGGAACCGCTAA
- a CDS encoding Flp1 family type IVb pilin, giving the protein MLTIVEKSKNFWLDEEGLGTLEMILIIAVLVAVVVLFRQKIREVISNLIDTAGEKSQEVFEDK; this is encoded by the coding sequence ATGTTAACGATTGTGGAGAAGAGCAAAAACTTTTGGCTGGATGAGGAAGGCTTGGGCACGCTCGAAATGATTCTGATTATTGCCGTACTGGTCGCTGTGGTTGTATTGTTCCGCCAAAAGATCAGAGAGGTAATTTCGAATCTGATTGATACCGCGGGTGAAAAGAGCCAGGAAGTATTTGAAGATAAGTGA